Genomic DNA from Podospora pseudoanserina strain CBS 124.78 chromosome 4, whole genome shotgun sequence:
CAAGGATTGGTATTATTTGGGAAGGGTAAGGgcaggggagggatggggttATTGATACCACggcgtttttgtttttgaagCGAGgaatattattattatatatttggtgtttgggttcgttttctttttcaggagggggaaggaaggcCTGTGTGCGTGAGTATTGCTTTGAACTATTTACACAATTGTACTTTTAACCACTTTTGttcgagggttgtgtggtaGAGGTTCTTTTCTTAAAAGATATTTGAGGAAGCTGAAAGGTTGTGAACAGCAGGTTAGACAAGAGCGTTTGAACAAGAATAATGGCTGTCCACTACATAGATGTGTCCCAGGTACCTGCCCTCCACGACGTGGCCATGCCAGGATCACAGATCGTGTGGCATTCGAGATAGCAACATTTACGTCATGGCCGTCCACCTTCAGGTGGTTCCTCTATGATGTGCTGCCCAGAGTAGTCTAGCGCAGGCTGGAGGCTTTCTCGAATGTCTTGGCATGCTTCAACACTGCAGCAGCCGCCACTTGCACTTGAAgccttttttgttgttgtcaacTGCCTGTCAGCTTCATATAGAGTTTTGTTGGAGGCAGAAAGATCCGAGTTAAGGTCTGATGAAGATCCGCTGAGGGTTTGTCCAGATTTTCCGAGGCGCAAAGGTTGGCGTTGAACTTGTGTTATGCTGGAATCTCGGTAAATGGCTGACAGATCTCCTGTATATCCACTCTGTTGTCATCTCTCCAATCTTGAAATTGGAAAGCGCGAGATACAATTTCATCTTTTCTCATCTTTTCCTTGTGCCGCTGATGATTGTTTGAAGTTGGCAGAGGATACAGTGCCAATTTGCAATTGAGTTTCCAGGTAGTCagtggctttttttttttttttttttttttttttttttggagcaGTTGGAAcaagctcctccccctcttcacgTCAAGTCTCACACACCACACGCAGCTCCAACCACCGAGCGCGCGCCACTCCCAACATACGGTACCTATCCTACCTAAACAGTGCGAATCaggggctgaagaagaaggcgaaaaAGCTTAACGTGGGTTGCACGATTACTTGTTGCTACCGACACGATCGCAGGTCCCTACTGTCTCCTATCATCGCAGCGTACCAACTGACGCTCTTCGCCTTACCAAGACCTACTATCCCCTGAACTTGGAAGGTTGGTGGCGCGTCCTTTTAGAGGTTACTGCTCACACAATCGGCTGCCAAGCTCCCGTCGGCACCACCCAGCATCCCTCCCCCGGCCGGCGACACGCACCACCCACTGCTTGCTGTTacttaccaccaccacttctcAGTTTCCTAGCTTTCTTCCCTCTGCGACATTACCGGCCTCCCACTCTCTCGACATCCGCTACCGCcgggtcttcttcttcacacaCCGACGCCCAACATGTCGAAAGTCATTCGCAGCGTCAAGAATGTCACCAAGGGTTATTCCAGCGTCCAGGTCAAGGTGCGCGAAGGTGGGTTCCCTCTTCCCTCGTCAACGTCGTCCCAAACTGCGCCGTATCATGCGCGCAAATCGAACCCGGCCCGTTAACTAATCTTCCGGCAATGCAGCGACCAGCAATGACCCATGGGGACCGACAGGAACACAGATGAGCGAGATCGCTCAGTTGACGTACAATTCGTGAGTGCATACGCAACCTCACCGGTGCCGGCCGCTGGCTGTGCTAGCACAAGGTgtctccaaccaccactttTGCTGACACAACCCCCGACAGGTCGACCGAGTTTTACGAAATTATGGACATGCTCGACAAGCGGCTCAATGATAAGGGCAAGAACTGGCGACACGTGCTCAAGGCGCTCAAGGTTATGGACTATTGCCTGCACGAGGGCTCCGAGCTGGTTGTGACGTGGGCCAAGCAGAATATCTTTATCATCAAGACGCTGCGCGAGTTTATCTAcattgatgaggagggcaaggatGTAGGAGCGAATGGTGGGTGGCTTTGGAAATGTTTCTGTCGTTTTTGCCGGGGATGGGTTGGCTGACTGACGTTGATTTTGGATAGTTCGCATTGCCGCAAAGGAGCTGTCTGCGCTGATCGCTGACGAGGAGAGACTGAGAGCCGAGCGAGCCGATAGGAGGATCTGGAAGTCTCGTGTCAATGGCCTCGAGGAATACGCCCCCCAGCAGAGCAGGGAAGAGCGGCAACCCCGCCGCGAGCGACGACAGCCgaccgatgaggaggacaCCGAGTACAGGCTGGCGATCGAGGCCAGCAAGGcccaagaggaggaggataggaaAAAGCGCGAGAGCCGGAACgtggatgaggacgatgacgatcTGGCCAAGGCGATCAAGCTcagcaaggaggaagaggaaagacGGCGACGGGAACTGGAGTCGACCAATGCTGCCGCTCTGTTTGATGACGCACCGACGCCAACGGCTCAGCCTCAGTTCACCGGGTTCAACCAGGGCTATCAGCAGGGGAGCGCGGTTGACTTTTTTGCCAACCCGATTGATCAGAGCCAGATGCAGATGCAGCCAACGGGCTATGTACAGAACGCGTTTACCGGGTACGGGGTtcagcagccgcagccaaCTGGCTATCAGAATGGCTTCCAGAACGGGTTTGGCCAGCAGCCAAATGCTTTTGACCCGTACggtcaacaacagcagcaacagcaggctTTCCAGCCCCAGCCGACGGGTTACAACCCTTAccttcagcagcaacagcagcagccgttccagcagcagcaaacatCCCAGCAGTTTCTGACACCACAGGTTCAAGAGAACACTCTCCAACCAGGTAGCAATAACCCCTGGGCCAGCAACCACAGCACCGGTCTTCAGGCCATGAAGCCCACGCCCACAGGTTCAAACAACCCCTTTGCCCAGCGACCATCCTCCGCATTCAAGGCCACCTCCTCGCTGGGTAGCCTCCCAGAGCAAAAGACGCTCTCAACCTTTAGCTCCTTCACATCGCAGCCAGCATCGCAGTCCCAGCCTCAGTTCCAGTCTCAGCCCTCGTTCCAACTGCAGccacctcagcagcagcagcagcagcagccccagaGGGAGATGACGGAGCACGAGGCGAGACTGAACGCGCTATTGAGTACGGGCGAGGGTTTGGATACGTTTGGTAACACGGGTAACCTGAGGATTCCGGCGCAGCATACGGCTCCGGGGGTGTTTGTTAACAGTGCgggggctgggttgggaAGGATGACGGCTGATCAGACGGGGAGTAATCCGTTCTTGAGGCAGCAGTTCACGGGGATGCCGACGGTTAgttatggtggtgggggacagcagcagcagacggGGCCTGGGGCgtttggtggggtggggggtggggcgAACAACCCTTTTGCGCAGAGGAGTGGaggacagcaacagcagcagggggATTTGATTCAGTTTtaagggtggtgaagagggggtaGAAGGGAAAGAATGAAGAGTCTGAagagtgaggatgatgagagagaagcaaggggagggtggagtaattggggtggggggcggTTGAGTATAGTTTCGATGGGGACGGTATTTGTTaggttggttttggtgggttTGAGGGAACAGAAAAGAGGAGTGGGAAAGGGGTAGGGTAGGGGTTGGAAGAAAGAAGTTTGAGAGTTGTGGATGTTTGATGTGGATGTTGACGTGgtgaagtggtggtggtggtgatgggtggaTTGATTTACTTAGGCAACCTATTTTTTTtgtccttttctttttcttcttcttctatCATTCGGAACATTGAGCTTCAGATTTTGAGTGTTTGTGTGATACAaatggtggtgttttcgTGTCTTGTGTGAAGTTTATCGTGATGTAAAGGTATAGGCAGGTAGGTCAAAAGTCCATGTTAGAAAGTTTGGTTGGACGGCTCTGTTGTGTCAAGGCTGGTTGGCTTTGAAAGGGCAGTAAGAGGGAGAGTAATGTGATATGTGAGAGAGGTGGAATATGGATATGTTGAAAAGTGAAGGGTGACAACCATATATATTTATAGCAGAGACCCCAGACTTGAAAGAGGTTGTAACACGTCTTGAGGTGGGCTGTTTTATTGTACATGGACAAGTCTCATATTATTTTGGTCACTGCCCGATTTCACAACGAACCTACCTATTTCACACTGAGTTGTCAACTGAGAGGTGTGGAATTATGACATGCTTTACGAAAAGACAGTAGACAAACGGAACAAAGGCCTGGTGTGTCTGGGGGATTTATAGTCTTTCCTGGAAGCAGGCAGCTGTGTGATTCATCAGGGGTAAAGGTCTAAAACTGGGAAATAGCAAGGTGTCCAATAATTTTGCTGGGAACGGTCTATGATTTGCAGTTGTCAAGTGCGTCAAGTACGTCAAGCTTGCAAGGCAGACTTATAGAATTACTAAGCTGTAGCCTGTGGGCCAATCAGAGGGGGAATTTGGGCGTTGGCTGGCAGGTTGGGCTGGCACGTGAGGGatttgaggatgatggctgatGAACTTAAAAGCGAGCGgtcggaggagaggagccATAAATATGTAGGGGGAGAGACTGCGCTGGTGTTCCAGATGTTTTGTTCTTCAGAGCAAAAAGTTGACCTTGCAAGACCAAACAGGAGCTTGATGCTGCTTGGGTGCTTGATAATTGGTCCGTGTATTCTTCAAAAAAGCTGTGACCCTGGCCACTCTTTTCGCAGGTGACGCACGGCTCACCCAGGACTCTTCTTTATCTGATTGGTCACTTGAGCTCTTTTTTCGCCCCACCCAAGCATTGGGCTAGGAAAGAGAAACGGGCCAGGGCcggagagagaagagacagagagGAAATAATAGCGGAACTTTCGCGAGCTTGCCAACTCGATTCTCCATCGCGCCTGTCACGACCACAACGAACAAGGGTCAAGGAAAGCAAGGTCGTCCATTTTCTTTACCTTACCTTCCCTCTCTCTATCCCCGAACAGCGCAGGCCAACATCTGAAACCTGCCCTTATTTGAACTTTCCTTATATCTCATTGaattttatttttcttttcgggGGAAAAATAACATCCATCACGTTACGCGCGCAGATCGGGAAGACATCAGTCCCTGCCTCGCGATTTTTTTCCCCCGACTTTGTTGTCCAAGATAACCATCTGAGCCGACAACAACGAGGCGGCcaatcatcaacaacatccgcTTGCCTCGTCACCGAGCGCGACTGACGACAAACAAGCAACTACATCACCAGCATTTTCGTCTGCCTGCCACTGCGCGACATCGATCATCACCGAGACGATGGCGTTCGGCggttttggcggcggcggcggcggcttcggccAGAATAATAACACCACCGGCTCGACGTTCGGCGGCTTTGGTGCTACAAACAACACATCTTCAGGTACGTGTCAACGACTTTTCAGTTTGTTCGAGGACGACTTTCCATTGCGACATCGATCAACGGTCTCATCGAGCGATCACCACTGCTGCCGACGATGAACCTTTTCGAGACCGCGACTGATTACTGACTGATGACCTAGGGTTTGGCACAGGCACAGGCTTTGGAGCAACCAACAATGCTGCCCCCGGCACCACTGGCGGCAGTctcttcggcggcggcggcggcggtacTACTGGCGGGTTTGGGACTAACACCACAGGAGGTgcttttggaggtggtggtttcggCGCCGCGAAGCCAGCATTCGGCACGCCAGCCAGCACAAGCGGTGGAGGCCTTTTTGGGAGCACAACTgccaccgccggcggcaCCGGGTTCGGCTTTGGCAACACTGCCAACACTGCTGCCACGTCAACACcgtttggcggcggcggtggatcATCACTGTTCGGCGCAGCCAAGCCTGCCACAACCGGCTTTGGCGGGACAAGCACGGGCTTCGGCGCCGGAGCAACTGGCGGCAGCCTtttcggcggtggaggcaCAAGCACCACGGGGACCGGCTTCGGTGCGACGACCAACCCCGGGATCGGCACCGCGACTGGCGAAGCTCCAGGGAcggctgttgttgctttCAACCCCCTGGTAGAAAAGGAGC
This window encodes:
- a CDS encoding hypothetical protein (EggNog:ENOG503NU6R; BUSCO:EOG09264881; COG:F), encoding MSKVIRSVKNVTKGYSSVQVKVREATSNDPWGPTGTQMSEIAQLTYNSSTEFYEIMDMLDKRLNDKGKNWRHVLKALKVMDYCLHEGSELVVTWAKQNIFIIKTLREFIYIDEEGKDVGANVRIAAKELSALIADEERLRAERADRRIWKSRVNGLEEYAPQQSREERQPRRERRQPTDEEDTEYRLAIEASKAQEEEDRKKRESRNVDEDDDDLAKAIKLSKEEEERRRRELESTNAAALFDDAPTPTAQPQFTGFNQGYQQGSAVDFFANPIDQSQMQMQPTGYVQNAFTGYGVQQPQPTGYQNGFQNGFGQQPNAFDPYGQQQQQQQAFQPQPTGYNPYLQQQQQQPFQQQQTSQQFLTPQVQENTLQPGSNNPWASNHSTGLQAMKPTPTGSNNPFAQRPSSAFKATSSLGSLPEQKTLSTFSSFTSQPASQSQPQFQSQPSFQLQPPQQQQQQQPQREMTEHEARLNALLSTGEGLDTFGNTGNLRIPAQHTAPGVFVNSAGAGLGRMTADQTGSNPFLRQQFTGMPTVSYGGGGQQQQTGPGAFGGVGGGANNPFAQRSGGQQQQQGDLIQF